From a single Helicovermis profundi genomic region:
- a CDS encoding YebC/PmpR family DNA-binding transcriptional regulator yields the protein MGRIGTIIKKKGKMDAKKAKIFTKMGKYISVAAREGGSDPDYNAALKGAIEKAKAANMPNDNIDRAVKKGAGELGNVIYEEFTYEGYGPGGIAVLVEILTENKNRTAADVRSYFTKCNGNLGSNGCVSFMFDHKGILLVDKKDEIDEEEFEMQVIEAGAEDFSSEEDYYEIITDIGDFAAVRDELKEAGYEFSMAELRYLPQTMTKLSEASDIGKMEKLIDLLEDCDDVQNVFHNWEEE from the coding sequence ATGGGTAGAATAGGTACAATTATAAAGAAAAAAGGTAAAATGGATGCAAAAAAAGCTAAGATTTTTACTAAAATGGGTAAGTATATTAGTGTAGCTGCAAGAGAAGGCGGATCGGATCCAGATTATAATGCAGCATTAAAAGGAGCAATAGAAAAAGCAAAAGCGGCAAATATGCCAAACGATAATATAGATAGAGCGGTAAAAAAAGGCGCAGGCGAACTTGGAAATGTAATATATGAAGAGTTTACTTATGAAGGATATGGACCAGGTGGTATTGCAGTATTAGTTGAAATCTTAACAGAAAATAAAAATAGAACAGCGGCAGATGTTAGGAGTTATTTTACAAAATGTAATGGAAATTTAGGATCAAACGGTTGTGTTTCTTTTATGTTTGATCATAAAGGTATTTTATTAGTTGATAAAAAAGATGAAATAGATGAAGAAGAGTTTGAAATGCAAGTAATAGAAGCTGGAGCTGAAGATTTTTCATCTGAAGAAGATTACTATGAAATAATTACAGATATTGGTGATTTTGCAGCAGTAAGAGATGAGTTAAAAGAAGCGGGATATGAATTTTCTATGGCGGAATTGAGATATTTACCTCAAACAATGACTAAACTTTCTGAAGCAAGTGATATAGGTAAAATGGAAAAATTAATTGATCTTCTTGAAGATTGTGATGATGTTCAGAACGTTTTTCATAACTGGGAAGAGGAGTAG
- a CDS encoding CoA-binding protein has translation MQNTINEMLDKKVWAVVGATKNEAKFAYKIYKKLLSKGYTVYPVNPVYDEIEGNICYGSLEELPEKPDCINVVVSPKRAIKPIEDAYKLGIEYIWFQPGAFDDETIKLANEKNLKSVYHKCVLVELG, from the coding sequence ATGCAAAATACTATTAATGAAATGCTTGATAAAAAAGTGTGGGCAGTAGTTGGAGCTACAAAAAATGAGGCTAAATTTGCTTATAAGATTTATAAAAAATTGCTTAGTAAAGGTTATACAGTTTACCCAGTTAATCCAGTATATGACGAAATAGAAGGAAATATATGCTATGGTTCTTTAGAAGAACTTCCAGAGAAACCAGATTGTATAAATGTTGTTGTGTCTCCTAAAAGAGCTATAAAGCCTATTGAAGATGCGTATAAACTTGGAATTGAGTATATATGGTTTCAACCTGGTGCATTTGATGATGAAACAATTAAACTTGCAAATGAAAAAAATTTAAAATCAGTCTATCATAAATGTGTACTTGTTGAACTCGGCTAG
- a CDS encoding aminotransferase class I/II-fold pyridoxal phosphate-dependent enzyme, which translates to MKDQNVTPLFDALKDYHSKKVIPFDVPGHKHGRGLKEYGDFLGNKVLEVDVNSMKCLDILSNPVSVIKEAEELLAELYGAKHSFFLVNGSSAGVQGMIMSVCKPGDKIILPRNAHKSAVNGIIMSGAIPIYITPEYNKDLGISFGITIESVKKTIAENRDAKAIFVINPTYFGASSNLKEIINIAHSSNMSVLVDEAHGSHLMFHDDLPESAIKLGADMSAISLHKTGGSLTQSSALLMNSSIIDSKYVRKILNLYQTTSASYLLMTSIDIARKNLALRGNEIMQKVLELSRYARNELNKIEGVYAFGKELENTKGVYKFDETKLVINVADLGLTGFRVYDILRDEFNIQMELGDAHNTLAIISIGDEKDQIDALINAMKDISKKYMKEAIKKVDMPIPSALKLALSPRDAFYAEKESINLSDSIGRISGESIMAYPPGIPVFTPGEVIDERVIKYIDFLKKQDTVITDLEDQTFKTIKVIKE; encoded by the coding sequence GTGAAAGATCAAAACGTGACGCCCTTATTTGATGCTTTAAAGGATTATCACAGTAAAAAAGTAATACCATTTGATGTTCCTGGTCATAAACATGGAAGAGGGTTAAAAGAATATGGAGATTTCCTAGGAAATAAAGTCCTTGAAGTTGATGTTAATTCAATGAAATGTTTAGATATATTGTCTAATCCAGTTAGTGTTATTAAAGAAGCGGAAGAACTTTTAGCAGAACTTTACGGAGCAAAGCATAGTTTTTTCTTGGTAAACGGTTCATCTGCTGGAGTTCAAGGAATGATTATGAGTGTTTGTAAACCAGGTGATAAAATAATTTTGCCTAGAAATGCACATAAATCTGCAGTGAATGGAATAATAATGTCAGGTGCTATTCCTATTTATATTACTCCGGAATATAATAAAGATTTAGGTATATCATTTGGAATTACAATAGAAAGTGTTAAAAAAACAATTGCCGAAAATAGAGATGCAAAAGCTATATTTGTGATTAATCCTACTTATTTTGGTGCGAGTTCTAATTTAAAAGAAATTATTAATATTGCTCACTCAAGCAATATGAGCGTTTTAGTTGATGAAGCACATGGATCGCATTTAATGTTCCATGACGATTTACCTGAAAGTGCCATAAAGCTTGGAGCTGATATGTCGGCGATAAGTCTTCATAAAACAGGTGGATCTTTAACACAAAGTTCAGCGCTTTTAATGAATTCTTCAATAATTGATTCTAAGTATGTTAGGAAAATACTAAATTTATATCAAACTACTAGTGCTTCATATTTGCTTATGACAAGTATTGATATAGCTAGAAAAAACTTAGCACTTCGTGGAAATGAAATAATGCAAAAAGTGTTAGAGCTTTCAAGATATGCAAGAAATGAATTAAATAAAATTGAAGGTGTTTACGCATTTGGAAAAGAATTAGAAAATACAAAAGGTGTATATAAATTTGATGAAACAAAATTAGTAATCAATGTAGCAGATTTAGGATTAACGGGTTTTAGAGTATATGATATTCTAAGGGATGAATTTAATATTCAAATGGAACTAGGCGATGCTCATAATACACTTGCTATTATTAGTATAGGAGATGAAAAAGATCAAATCGATGCCTTAATAAATGCAATGAAAGATATTTCTAAAAAATATATGAAAGAAGCTATAAAAAAAGTTGATATGCCTATTCCAAGCGCTTTAAAGTTAGCTCTTTCTCCAAGAGATGCTTTTTATGCAGAAAAAGAATCAATTAATCTTAGTGATTCTATAGGTAGAATAAGCGGAGAATCAATTATGGCATATCCACCAGGTATACCAGTTTTTACCCCAGGAGAAGTAATTGATGAAAGAGTAATTAAATATATAGATTTTCTTAAAAAACAAGATACGGTAATAACTGATTTAGAAGACCAGACCTTTAAAACAATAAAAGTTATAAAAGAATAA
- a CDS encoding YigZ family protein, whose protein sequence is MYLYKTIKKFSSAEEVVNKSRFIGYSKPVKTIEEATEFIEEIKKKHKDATHNVPVYLLGEKMDVQKYSDDGEPSGTAGVPILSMLKNEKITNVVVVVTRYFGGIKLGTGGLVRSYTNIAKKSLENAGIIEVDEFIRIAIEIEYTLHGKLLNYINNEDSVIIENTIYTDKVKMILLISKNEYEKVNNTIIDLTNSDVSFGKKEIINASIRKNEVITNY, encoded by the coding sequence ATGTATTTATATAAAACTATTAAGAAATTTTCTTCAGCAGAAGAAGTAGTTAATAAATCTAGATTTATAGGGTATTCAAAACCAGTTAAAACAATTGAAGAAGCTACAGAGTTTATTGAAGAAATAAAAAAGAAACATAAAGATGCAACACATAATGTTCCGGTGTATTTGCTAGGAGAAAAAATGGATGTGCAAAAATATAGTGATGATGGAGAGCCGAGTGGAACTGCAGGTGTTCCAATACTTTCTATGTTAAAAAACGAGAAAATTACAAATGTTGTAGTTGTTGTAACAAGATATTTTGGTGGAATTAAACTTGGAACGGGTGGTTTAGTGAGATCGTATACTAATATTGCTAAAAAATCACTTGAAAACGCTGGAATTATTGAAGTAGATGAGTTTATTAGAATTGCTATTGAGATAGAATATACACTTCATGGGAAGTTACTTAATTATATTAATAATGAGGATTCAGTTATTATTGAAAATACAATTTATACTGATAAAGTGAAAATGATATTATTAATAAGTAAAAACGAGTATGAAAAAGTGAATAATACTATTATTGATTTGACGAATTCAGATGTTTCTTTTGGAAAAAAAGAAATAATTAATGCATCTATTAGAAAAAATGAAGTAATTACTAATTATTAA
- the hflX gene encoding GTPase HflX, whose amino-acid sequence MIINEKNEIVDKIIERAVLVGFNNDKGHIDIKYSMLELKELALAAGCQVSDSIIQNKKTIDAVFYIGKGKIDEVKALVEMHDANLVIFNDELSGAQQRNIENVVEARVIDRTVLILDIFAKRAKSKVSKLQVELAQLRYRLPRLKGSRSNLSKTGAGIGTRGPGEQKLEIDKRRINERVTDIRKSLEEARLVRNLQRVKRSKNEIPIVAIVGYTNAGKSTLMNKLIADTNVEDTDKHVFVKDMLFATLDTFHRKITLGDNKDVIIVDTVGFVSKLPHSLVEAFKATLEEVTEADLLLHVVDSTNLDYNNQIKITESVLNELNVRDKKTIFVYNKSDLLNEEIDLINENDILISAVKGDGIDELKEKIKKIVFDDLKIVKMLLPFNKGYIYSELCSIANVISTEYIEEGTLVEVEVSDKEYNKYKEFIL is encoded by the coding sequence ATGATAATAAACGAAAAAAATGAGATTGTTGATAAAATAATTGAACGTGCAGTTCTTGTTGGATTTAACAATGATAAAGGCCATATAGATATTAAATATTCAATGCTTGAACTAAAAGAGCTTGCTCTTGCAGCAGGATGTCAAGTAAGTGATTCAATAATTCAAAACAAGAAAACAATTGATGCAGTTTTTTATATCGGAAAAGGTAAAATTGATGAAGTTAAAGCATTGGTAGAAATGCACGACGCGAATTTAGTAATCTTCAATGATGAGCTCTCAGGAGCTCAACAAAGAAACATTGAAAATGTGGTGGAAGCTAGGGTAATAGATAGAACTGTACTTATATTAGATATATTTGCCAAAAGAGCAAAATCTAAAGTGAGCAAGTTACAAGTTGAATTAGCGCAACTTCGTTATAGGCTACCAAGGCTTAAAGGTTCGAGAAGCAATTTGTCAAAAACAGGTGCTGGAATAGGAACTAGAGGTCCTGGTGAACAAAAACTTGAAATTGATAAACGTAGAATAAATGAAAGAGTAACAGATATAAGAAAATCATTAGAAGAAGCTAGACTGGTAAGAAATCTCCAAAGAGTAAAAAGAAGTAAGAATGAAATACCAATAGTTGCAATTGTAGGATATACGAATGCAGGTAAATCTACACTTATGAATAAGTTAATAGCGGACACAAATGTTGAGGATACAGATAAACATGTATTTGTAAAAGACATGTTGTTTGCAACTTTAGATACATTTCATAGAAAAATAACACTTGGGGACAATAAAGATGTTATTATTGTTGATACGGTTGGATTTGTTTCTAAACTTCCCCATTCTTTAGTAGAGGCTTTTAAAGCAACACTTGAAGAAGTTACTGAAGCTGATTTATTGCTTCATGTAGTGGATTCAACTAACTTAGATTATAATAATCAAATTAAAATAACTGAATCGGTATTAAATGAGCTTAATGTTAGAGATAAAAAAACAATTTTTGTTTATAATAAATCGGATTTATTAAATGAAGAAATTGATTTAATAAATGAAAATGATATATTAATTTCAGCAGTTAAGGGTGATGGAATAGATGAATTAAAAGAAAAAATAAAGAAAATTGTTTTTGATGACTTAAAGATAGTAAAAATGTTATTACCTTTTAATAAAGGATATATATATTCAGAGTTATGTTCAATTGCGAATGTAATATCTACTGAATATATTGAAGAGGGAACTTTAGTAGAAGTTGAAGTTTCGGATAAGGAATACAATAAGTATAAGGAATTTATACTTTAG
- the speB gene encoding agmatinase, which produces MKMNKNISTYMGFEDEYEESSLVIFGAPFDGTTSFRPGTRFGPMYARQEFYGLETYSPYLDLDLEDYLLFDGGDIELPFGNTDVALNMIYDFSKKIVCDGKIPFMVGGEHLVTYPSFKSVFEKYNDVVIIHLDAHADLREDYLGQKFSHASVIRRAFDLIGKNRIYQFGIRSGEREEFNFAKENTYMEKFEVNTIDMIVNKIKNTPVYVTIDLDILDPSIFPGTGTIEPGGITFKEMMKAIKSISRLNIVGADVVELSPHYDSSGTSTAVACKVIRELVLAVVSKK; this is translated from the coding sequence ATGAAAATGAATAAGAATATATCGACATATATGGGTTTTGAAGATGAATACGAAGAATCTTCTCTAGTAATATTTGGTGCTCCATTTGATGGAACAACTTCTTTTAGACCAGGCACAAGATTTGGTCCTATGTATGCGCGCCAAGAATTTTATGGACTTGAAACTTATAGTCCATATCTTGATTTGGATTTAGAAGATTATTTATTATTTGATGGTGGAGATATAGAATTGCCATTTGGAAACACGGATGTAGCCTTGAATATGATATATGATTTTTCGAAAAAAATTGTATGTGACGGTAAAATACCTTTTATGGTTGGTGGTGAGCATCTTGTTACTTATCCTTCATTTAAGTCTGTTTTCGAAAAATATAATGATGTTGTTATTATTCATTTAGATGCACATGCGGATTTAAGAGAGGATTACTTAGGTCAAAAGTTTTCTCATGCATCAGTAATAAGAAGAGCATTTGATTTAATTGGGAAAAATAGAATTTATCAATTTGGAATACGTTCAGGTGAAAGAGAAGAATTTAATTTTGCAAAAGAAAATACGTATATGGAAAAATTTGAAGTTAATACAATAGACATGATAGTTAATAAAATTAAAAATACTCCAGTATACGTTACTATTGATCTTGATATACTAGATCCATCAATATTTCCAGGTACTGGTACAATCGAGCCGGGTGGAATTACATTTAAAGAAATGATGAAAGCAATTAAGTCTATAAGTAGATTAAATATTGTTGGAGCAGATGTTGTTGAACTTTCTCCTCATTATGATTCTAGTGGAACGTCTACTGCAGTTGCTTGCAAAGTTATAAGAGAATTAGTACTTGCTGTAGTTAGTAAAAAGTAG
- a CDS encoding transglycosylase domain-containing protein has translation MSTGSKETNTTKKRKKRKKKKKFSLLTFFKIFIILIIVGGIVGSGVTYFYVKNVLKDIPQIDPSKINDLLGENSVILDSNGKVLETIQNSGLRTIIKYDDISKNTINAYIAVEDKTFWEHNGFNYIRLMGAIRDSVFRGKSIKGTSTISQQLARNLYLAEIKSVRSIERKIKEAYYAMQLENYLTKEQIIEAYLNTIYLGSGTNGVEAAAHKYFNKDAKDLDLIESAILAGIPANPLDYSPMRTVKKANVESSDYIIDDSSDLYSVIYNPGCEKRFKTVISIMYNNGHISKSEYEKAKQTDLKTVLHFGSTTNNEISSYFSDMVKNNVLKDLMVKYNYTRQEAQHMLYTKGLKIYSTIDFDMQKTLESAYSNKNLTAYYGASTVTAVKNFQSRNGLKSDGIAGSGTIQKLIDLGLVKKEDFSLKTYRKGLEHDDVIILKKALDSLGLMNYNDNIPKVTVRFNKQKNIITKEGTILLYKYDNFVNSKNQFIIPSSDYKYDENGNLVLFKNKRLYFYPKKQDGKLINIQAVLKTTYKYDKDNKANTKNSNGTYNIIDLYTYQGKDLLIKSSYKSFDNNKNLVINKKLFNDNPNFFNKDTNGNLLVNSDNYVITTKGVIQPQSSMVIIDYHSGELKAIVGGRNVEGSMIYNRAIKPRQPGSSIKPIGVYLPAIDSKNYTSSTVIDDRPTFLGSDPEVRWPLNWYEHSHTGFKYWGLLTLREGIEWSNNVISVKLANMIGVETSISYLKKLGITSLVESGRYNDYNLSSVALGGMTQGISPLEMAQAYGALANKGVLNKTITYTKVLNNNNEVILQTNSKKTLVVDEKSAYIVQDMMRTGVDHALSTGAQIRTNNKGIPVAGKTGTTSNKLDAWFVGYTPYYVASIWFGNDWNMPLNEGSHIAAKFWSQVMKEIHTDLPDKDFVKPNGIVYATVDTKSGKLPSELSYLDPRGTVKKEIFIKGTVPTETDDVHVKAAIDVSSGKLATEYCPTTLVEEKVFIKRPEPYDPNEFLDKDGNPILLRDSEYDLPTEFCDLHQGELIDINNINNSSTSNIHYIVQLPDKTYKVLVPFYVEKTSREKVLVPIDTIIMLDSSMSMPDGSVILPYDLKYYPNLDSLKGTINTNKPSTENTTPSSNSSNTNTSGN, from the coding sequence ATGAGTACAGGAAGTAAAGAAACAAATACTACTAAAAAAAGAAAAAAAAGAAAAAAGAAAAAAAAGTTTTCATTATTAACTTTTTTTAAAATTTTTATAATATTAATTATCGTTGGAGGAATAGTCGGAAGCGGTGTTACTTATTTTTATGTTAAAAACGTCTTAAAAGATATTCCCCAAATTGATCCATCTAAAATAAACGATTTATTAGGTGAAAATTCAGTTATACTTGATAGTAATGGTAAAGTTCTTGAAACTATTCAAAATAGTGGGCTTAGAACAATTATAAAATATGATGATATTAGTAAAAATACAATTAACGCTTACATTGCTGTAGAGGATAAAACTTTTTGGGAACATAATGGTTTTAACTATATTAGACTTATGGGGGCCATTCGGGATAGTGTTTTTAGAGGAAAATCAATTAAAGGTACTTCAACTATTTCACAACAATTAGCAAGAAATTTATATCTTGCGGAAATTAAATCTGTTAGAAGTATTGAAAGAAAAATTAAAGAAGCTTATTACGCAATGCAACTTGAAAATTATCTAACAAAAGAGCAAATTATTGAAGCCTACCTTAATACAATTTATTTAGGAAGTGGAACTAACGGTGTTGAAGCAGCAGCACATAAATATTTCAATAAAGATGCAAAGGATTTAGATTTAATTGAATCTGCTATTTTAGCTGGAATTCCTGCTAATCCACTAGATTATTCGCCTATGAGAACCGTCAAAAAAGCGAATGTAGAAAGTAGTGATTATATTATAGACGATTCAAGTGATCTTTACAGCGTTATTTATAATCCGGGATGCGAAAAGAGATTTAAAACCGTTATTAGCATTATGTATAATAATGGCCATATATCTAAAAGTGAATATGAAAAAGCCAAACAAACTGATCTAAAAACAGTACTTCATTTTGGTTCAACAACTAACAATGAAATTTCATCATATTTTTCTGATATGGTTAAGAATAACGTTTTAAAAGATTTAATGGTTAAATATAATTATACACGCCAAGAAGCTCAACATATGCTATATACTAAAGGTTTAAAAATATATTCTACTATCGATTTTGATATGCAAAAAACTTTAGAAAGTGCCTACTCTAATAAAAACCTTACAGCATATTATGGTGCATCTACAGTAACCGCCGTTAAGAATTTTCAGTCTAGAAATGGACTTAAATCTGATGGTATTGCAGGCTCAGGCACTATACAAAAATTAATTGACCTAGGCTTAGTTAAAAAAGAAGACTTCTCTCTTAAAACTTATAGAAAAGGACTCGAACACGATGATGTTATTATTTTAAAAAAGGCACTAGATAGCCTCGGTTTAATGAATTATAATGACAATATTCCAAAAGTAACAGTTAGATTTAATAAACAAAAAAATATTATCACTAAAGAAGGTACTATACTTCTATATAAATACGATAATTTTGTGAATAGTAAAAATCAATTTATTATTCCTTCGTCTGATTACAAATATGATGAAAATGGAAATCTTGTTTTATTTAAAAATAAAAGATTGTATTTTTATCCTAAAAAACAAGATGGAAAACTTATAAACATTCAAGCTGTACTTAAAACAACTTACAAATATGATAAAGATAATAAAGCCAATACTAAAAATTCAAACGGAACTTATAACATTATTGATTTATACACTTATCAAGGAAAAGATTTATTAATTAAATCAAGTTATAAAAGTTTTGACAATAATAAAAATTTGGTTATTAATAAAAAACTTTTTAATGATAATCCTAATTTTTTTAATAAAGACACGAATGGAAATCTTCTTGTAAATAGCGATAATTATGTTATTACAACCAAAGGCGTTATACAACCACAATCTTCTATGGTTATTATCGACTACCACAGTGGAGAACTAAAAGCTATAGTTGGTGGTAGAAATGTTGAAGGTTCAATGATTTACAATAGAGCAATTAAGCCAAGACAACCCGGTTCATCAATTAAACCTATTGGCGTATATTTACCTGCTATTGACTCTAAAAATTACACTTCTTCTACTGTAATTGATGATAGACCAACATTTTTAGGATCCGATCCTGAAGTAAGATGGCCTTTGAACTGGTATGAACATTCTCATACTGGATTCAAATACTGGGGACTTTTAACTCTTAGAGAAGGCATTGAATGGTCAAATAATGTAATTTCTGTAAAACTTGCTAATATGATTGGAGTCGAAACTTCGATTTCTTATTTAAAAAAACTTGGAATCACAAGCTTAGTTGAAAGCGGAAGATATAACGATTATAATCTTTCTTCAGTTGCACTTGGAGGAATGACACAAGGTATATCTCCACTTGAGATGGCACAGGCTTATGGTGCGCTTGCTAATAAAGGTGTCTTAAATAAAACAATAACCTATACAAAAGTGTTAAATAATAACAATGAAGTCATACTACAAACTAATTCTAAAAAAACATTAGTAGTAGATGAGAAATCTGCATATATTGTTCAAGATATGATGAGAACTGGTGTTGATCATGCTCTTTCTACGGGTGCACAAATAAGAACTAACAATAAAGGAATTCCAGTAGCTGGAAAAACAGGAACAACTTCAAATAAATTAGATGCTTGGTTTGTCGGTTACACTCCATACTATGTTGCCTCAATATGGTTTGGTAATGACTGGAATATGCCATTAAATGAAGGTAGTCATATCGCTGCAAAATTCTGGTCACAGGTTATGAAAGAAATACACACAGATTTACCTGATAAGGATTTTGTAAAACCAAATGGTATCGTATATGCTACCGTAGATACAAAGTCTGGTAAACTTCCTTCTGAATTATCATATTTAGATCCAAGGGGTACTGTAAAAAAGGAAATATTTATAAAAGGAACTGTTCCAACTGAAACTGATGACGTCCACGTAAAAGCTGCAATTGATGTTTCTAGTGGTAAACTCGCTACTGAATACTGTCCGACTACATTAGTTGAAGAAAAAGTATTTATAAAAAGACCAGAGCCTTATGATCCTAATGAATTTTTAGATAAAGATGGTAATCCAATACTGCTTAGAGATTCTGAGTATGATTTACCTACTGAGTTTTGTGATTTACATCAAGGAGAATTAATTGATATAAACAATATCAATAACTCTTCAACTTCAAATATTCATTATATTGTTCAGCTGCCTGATAAAACATATAAAGTTCTAGTACCTTTTTATGTTGAAAAAACTTCTAGAGAAAAGGTTTTAGTACCTATTGACACAATCATTATGTTAGATAGTAGTATGTCAATGCCTGATGGAAGTGTAATTCTTCCCTATGATTTAAAGTACTATCCAAACTTAGATAGTTTAAAAGGAACAATCAATACTAATAAACCTTCAACGGAAAATACTACACCTTCCTCAAATTCGTCTAATACGAATACAAGTGGAAATTAA
- the speE gene encoding polyamine aminopropyltransferase produces MELWYTEEHTENARFSIKVDKHLFSEQSDFQRVDVFESYEFGKMLTLDGLMMVNEKDEFVYHDMIVHVPLASNPNIKNVLVIGGGDGGTVRELVRYNRIEHIDMVEIDKMVVDVSLKYLPITSSALSDKRVDLHYKDGIEFIKTKENEYDLILVDSTDPIGPGEGLFTTEFYNNCYKALTEDGILVNQSESPYYDRDIREFKRSYKKIHSTFPVSKIYQFHMPTYPSGHWLFGFASKGIDPVENEKINEWNKLGLKTKYYNTDIHRGAFMLPNFVKDMMNENE; encoded by the coding sequence ATGGAACTTTGGTACACAGAGGAACACACAGAAAACGCACGATTTTCAATAAAAGTAGATAAACATTTATTTAGTGAACAAAGTGATTTTCAAAGAGTAGATGTTTTTGAGTCATATGAATTTGGTAAAATGCTTACGCTTGATGGACTGATGATGGTTAATGAAAAAGATGAATTTGTTTACCATGATATGATAGTACATGTTCCGCTAGCTTCAAACCCTAATATTAAAAATGTACTTGTTATTGGTGGGGGAGACGGTGGAACTGTTAGAGAACTTGTGAGATATAATAGAATTGAACATATAGATATGGTTGAAATTGATAAAATGGTAGTAGATGTAAGCCTTAAATACCTTCCAATTACAAGTTCAGCTTTAAGTGATAAAAGAGTAGATTTACATTATAAGGATGGAATTGAATTTATTAAAACAAAAGAAAATGAATATGATTTGATATTAGTTGATTCAACAGATCCAATTGGTCCAGGAGAAGGACTATTTACAACAGAATTTTATAATAATTGCTATAAAGCTCTAACAGAGGACGGAATACTAGTGAATCAAAGTGAAAGTCCATATTATGATAGAGACATTAGAGAATTTAAAAGGTCATACAAAAAAATTCATAGTACTTTTCCAGTTTCAAAAATATATCAATTCCATATGCCTACATATCCATCAGGACATTGGCTATTTGGATTTGCATCAAAAGGAATTGACCCAGTAGAAAATGAAAAAATAAATGAATGGAACAAACTTGGTTTAAAAACAAAATACTACAATACAGATATTCATAGAGGAGCCTTTATGCTTCCAAATTTTGTTAAGGATATGATGAATGAAAATGAATAA